From Xylocopa sonorina isolate GNS202 chromosome 2, iyXylSono1_principal, whole genome shotgun sequence, a single genomic window includes:
- the LOC143433246 gene encoding tubulin beta-3 chain, translating to MREIVHLQAGQCGNQIGAKFWEVISEEHGIDQSGIYHGDSDLQLERISVYYNEASVATSTNGGKYVPRAILLDLEPGTMDAVRSGAYGKLFRPDNFVFGQSGAGNNWAKGHYTEGAELVDSVLDVVRKECENCDCLQGFQLTHSLGGGTGSGMGTLLISKIREEYPDRIMNTYSVMPSPKVSDTVVEPYNATLSVHQLVENTDETYCIDNEALYDICFRTLKVSNPSYGDLNHLVSLTMSGVTTCLRFPGQLNADLRKLAVNMVPFPRLHFFMPGFAPLTSRSMQQYSALSVPELTQQMFDAKNMMAACDPRHGRYLTVAAVFRGRMSMKEVDEQMLSVQNKNSSYFVEWIPNNVKTAVCDIPPKGLKMSSTFIGNTTAIQELFKRISEQFTAMFRRKAFLHWYTGEGMDEMEFTEAESNMNDLVSEYQQYQEATAEEDFEAEECADDFETCEQE from the exons ATGAGGGAGATCGTGCATCTGCAGGCTGGACAATGCGGAAACCAGATAGGCGCAAAG TTTTGGGAAGTGATCTCCGAGGAGCACGGGATCGATCAATCCGGGATCTACCATGGGGACAGCGATCTGCAGCTGGAACGAATCTCCGTCTACTACAACGAGGCATCTG TGGCCACCTCGACCAATGGCGGAAAGTACGTGCCCCGAGCGATACTTTTGGACCTGGAGCCAGGAACGATGGACGCTGTACGATCCGGTGCCTACGGGAAGCTATTCCGGCCGGACAATTTCGTGTTCGGTCAATCCGGGGCGGGGAACAACTGGGCGAAGGGTCATTACACCGAGGGGGCGGAATTGGTCGATTCGGTGCTGGACGTGGTCAGAAAGGAGTGCGAGAACTGCGACTGCCTGCAAGGTTTCCAACTGACTCACTCGCTGGGTGGCGGTACCGGATCCGGTATGGGTACGCTGCTGATATCGAAGATACGCGAGGAATATCCGGATCGAATAATGAACACGTACTCGGTGATGCCCTCGCCTAAAGTATCGGACACCGTGGTAGAACCTTACAACGCGACGCTATCCGTCCATCAGCTGGTCGAGAACACCGACGAGACCTACTGCATCGACAACGAAGCCCTCTACGACATCTGCTTCCGCACGCTAAAGGTTTCGAATCCCAGCTACGGCGACTTGAATCATCTGGTCTCGCTCACCATGTCCGGCGTTACAACCTGTCTGAGGTTCCCCGGGCAGCTGAACGCCGATCTGAGGAAGCTAGCGGTGAACATGGTTCCGTTCCCTCGGCTGCACTTTTTCATGCCCGGTTTTGCCCCGTTAACTTCCAGGTCCATGCAACAGTACTCGGCCCTCTCGGTGCCCGAGCTGACGCAACAAATGTTCGACGCGAAGAACATGATGGCCGCCTGCGATCCCAGGCACGGACGGTATCTGACCGTGGCCGCAGTTTTCCGCGGGAGGATGTCGATGAAAGAGGTCGACGAGCAAATGCTCAGCGTGCAGAACAAGAACAGCTCCTACTTCGTCGAGTGGATCCCGAACAACGTGAAAACGGCCGTCTGCGACATACCGCCGAAAGGCTTGAAAATGTCCTCGACCTTCATCGGGAACACAACGGCCATCCAAGAGTTGTTCAAGAGAATCTCCGAACAGTTCACCGCCATGTTTCGCAGGAAAGCCTTCTTGCACTGGTACACCGGCGAGGGTATGGACGAGATGGAGTTCACCGAGGCCGAGTCGAACATGAACGATCTGGTCTCCGAGTACCAACAGTACCAAGAGGCCACCGCCGAGGAAGATTTCGAAGCCGAGGAGTGCGCCGACGACTTTGAAACCTGCGAGCAAGAGTAA